The genomic segment tattatattatgcccttttaaaataatcataatataaaattatcccattttaagtttataatattttattgtaaACCGAACCTATACTTGTCCGACATTTGGACAAGTTGATATAGTaatatgagataaaaaaaaaatgaaggctGCGAAATGATAAGTAATGAAAACATAGCTGTCGTATGCTATTGAACGTATTTTCTATGCAACTTAAAAATGCGGTAGGTTTGGAAGTTGTGGTTCATGCGACTACGGAGTAGCTACCTCTTCATCTGTTACATCACTGGTAGTTGTTTCCTTCTTTAGTTTCACACTGCATCGGGTTTTTTATTTGAACCATTAACAGCCAGAGTAGGTCTATTTAGGAGTTATCTTTTTAGAATCTGATGCATATTTTTTTGTGTCAAAGGTTAATGCATGGTTAAATCATTATagaatttatgtttttgattattagaaaaataaaaatctataaaGTAAAATAGAGAggacatcaatattcataagagTCGAGCTTAAAGATATCAATATTAACGAGGCATTTAATGCCTATAGAGTCAACCAACTCATTTAACATTAGCTACTCACATACATTAATATAAAAGTTCTCTCCTATAAACATCTActtatcttcttttattttcatcaaaaatcatttttttgaaaactctCAAATTCTCCCtcccattttaaaatttcattaaggtCATAAACATCATATTGAGATTATTAAATGATTTCAATTATTTATCATTGTGTTGACATCAATCCTAAGTTGGTGTCGAGTTAATTTATGACGCCATCTCAATCaacaatagaaataataaaatgtgCATAATAAAGTTGACATGTATAAAAATAtgttaagtaataaatttaatgttttgctATCCAGATTGTCATGAATTCATATCATCATAAGCATATTTTCAttggttttttaaaataaaaataaaaataccttcaaataatataatttattttaaatacgaaaGAGACATTAAAGTAATAttagtaacaaaattaaaaccTAATTGATAGATAAAGCAACTCAATAAACTGCTTTATAAATAAGATAGATAGTTAaccaccatttcttttaacattcaGTTAGATGGTTCGCAGGATTCTCATCACGTTactatgtattttattatttatatacttacggGTTTAATCAATGGGATAAGAGGTAAAAAACTAAAAGTGAAGGTGGGTGCTTCGTCTTGTTCATATAATTTCCATTCAGAATTCAAGGGAAAACTTGGAAGTTACGaataacacagaaaataatatgaaGCTAATATTTTGcagaaataatcaaatattaagcAAAAACCAAAACCCAAAATATTGCTAGTGTTTATACAAACCCAATCTATGAGCAACTCTCTAAACCTCGGACGGTTTCGCTTGTGTAGGTGGAGATGAAGCTGAAACTGAACCTGGTGGTGGCACAGGTGGCCCAAAGTATTGAGCAGGTCTCTCCCTTCGACCCTGAGCTCTACCAAGAAGGTAAAACGCAAGGGCTAGGATCAAGACCAGCAAGAGCAATGGAAATGATATCACTAAAACAAAACCCATCTAGATTTTAATGGTGAGGGCTAATATAATTATAATCTACTTTGAAATTGAATTAAGTTGCGAAGTTTAGAGACTAGTGAAAGATGATAAAAATTGTGGTTGCGGGCTATGTTTTAGTTTTAAGGTTAGTAATCATCCAAGTGTCTCCACAATAATTGAGCCCGATGTCATGGTCCcttaatttagtcaattttatcttctaggtaaacttgaaaaagaaaaaaacccaaattCCAAATTTCAGCCACAAAGTTTGCTATTATAGATAATTTCCAACTTTTGTTCTAAGcccctttgtttttcttttcctgAATCCTGTAATTACAGCATATCCAGTCAACTTTTTTATCCTAGGTATATATATCACATACATGGAAATTAGATATGCAGCGATGACTGTTAATACACACAGAGAGAGAATGGGGGTTGGTTTTGGGTTTTGACAGTACTGTGAGAAGTGAGCTACTGCATCATGAGCTGCCATTCAAAATCGAACAGCTCAACAAGCATAAATTGGGAGAGAGTGGAACGGAAGCTATGAGTTGTAAGAAGCCAACATTGGAGTTGTTGGAACCTTGCGTGATCCTGTTCCGTCATCGGTGCTGACTTGTTTGGTGGACAATCGGCGCTTGTAGCGTTTAAGTACGGATGCCAAGTTCTCTTTTCCCTTTGGAAAAGCCACATCACCAGCGGCAGTACCTGTTCGACCCTTCCGGCAAGATATAGCAATCTCCACATCCTTAATTATATCCAGGAGTGTAGATGCAGTCGTAATCTTACCCCTGCCAGGTTTTGAAGCTGGTGGCAAAAATCCATTTGAGACCAGAGGACTTAACCTCTGCTGGTATTCCACGGGAATTTGAAGGCAGAAGCATGGGGGCACCAGGGATCGATGCTTCGAAAAGGCAAGATCTATCACACCCTGTTATGAGAAATTGCCacagttaataaattattttatatttattaaatattaaactaatagGAAAAGGCCCTCCCACTAGTGCTTCAAGCTCCAATGGAGGGGCAAGGGAGGGGAGCCCGGTAAAAATGAAGTGAATGGTGCAATAGGGGCATTTTTATGCCGCAATTGCACTTCACCTTTAAAAAGAAACAGTTGTGAAATAATAGCTTGAGAATAACACTCACTCCTTAACGCTCAACTGCTAGAGGAACAATGGTCACAATCAACAATAGTGTAGAAGGATGCATGCATTAACTATAGGAAAGGAAGAGACTACAGAAAATATACCTGGAGACGATTAAGCACATAAGTGTATTTTCCCCACAGCTCTGGTCGGCTTTCCATCAGCGAAAGATCAAGAATTCGGTGAATGCACCACACTCCAAAGCTTATTATCAGATCGGCTTTCCAAATACAGCCTTCTCCACAATTAGGAACTGATGAAATTGAAAAGCTGGCAAAACTTGCTCTGTCACTCTTTGGTGAAGAACCATACCTCTTTTCCGAAGACAGGTATTGAGGTTCTCCCATGTGAACAACCTGGTTCATCTCCCTGGCTTCAGCATCATAAAGAAACTTCTCCCTGGCTGCTACACGATCAATTAAATCTTCATCAGCTCCATCATTTTGTCGAAACAACCAGTCAGACCCATCTAATTTCAAGAGCTTTACTATACAACGTCGGAAAGATTGAAGAAGCTTGGACTCTAAATCCACACTAGAAGCAGTATCCTGAGTTAATGAGTTCAAACCACTTCCAAGTGCTTCACTGCCAGCAGTTTGTTGTTTCTCAGCTACACCAAACTGCTCAAAAGGCTGTCTGGACCAAAGGGATCCTGTATCTGGACTTGAGCTCAACTGTAGGGACAAAGGATCTCTGTAACCCTTTAATTGAGAAGTCTCATTGAAGGCCAATGGAACTCCGGCCCTTGATCCAGTATGTGGATACATGGATGTTTCAAATTTTGTACGACCAATTGCCGACCCATATCCAATGGAACTGTCCCACTGAGCACTCTTCTCAGACATGTACATATTCCGAAGAGGAACAGAGAGCCCAGATATGTCTGGTAAACTATGATACTTCTTTGAATTGACTGATAAGCCAGAATTACCATTAGTTCCAGAGTTGATGTCATAATAAGACCTTTCAGATTGTAATGGACTATTTCTAGAAACTGCAGCATTCTGAAACCCAGCAGCTTGAGCAGGAGTTATCCCATTTTGCAGTTTTTGCCCTAATGCAAAAGCTAGGGAGTCTCCGTAATTTGTAGGGGCCAGGCCAGAAGATTTTGATGCCGGTGATTCCATTTGACCATTCAAGCAATTAGAGTTTTTATCCTTAGCAATTCGATTGAGATAAGATGCAAGCTGATATCCATGCACTGTAGCTGGTTGATACTCCACCGCATCAGCAGATGGGGCAGCACGCAAACTAGAGTACCTCCTTTCGCTAGAATTGATATTGTGACTCGAATTTTGAACATAAGAATCCAATAACTGCATGTGATTCAACCACAAGGGGACAGATCCTCTTGAATACCCATACGGCGAATCAACACTATTTTGCACCTTAAGTTGCTTTGGAGATTCATACAGACTTGAATTAATAGCATCAGATCCTCTTGCTCCGACCAAAGGGAAATATCCACCATACTCCTTTCCACTAGTATCCACCTTTAATGGTTTTGAATCAACCCCTAATAATACATCTAATTTCTTTTTCTTAGCTTCTGGGGTTGGTTGCCCATGAAAATCATACAACTGGCCCCAAAATTCATCAAGAATGGCAGCTAATTGACGCCTTGCAGCACGACCTAACCCTGCTAGCCTAGAGAGACTTCCAGTTCCATTCCCACCATCATCGCTTTTCCCGCTGAGGCTCCTAAATGAAGGAGGGCCATCTGCTGTCAAAGAGGAAACACTTCCGGAAGGCAGTTTGGATGGCTCTTCTGGTTCCCAACTATctccatcatcatcatctttttcaACCGACAAATCTCCCTCTACACTCACTGTTTTCTCCACAGTCTTCATTGATTCAATCCTCTGAGTCTTGGTGCTAGGTAAATCATCATCGACTACCTCATTAACTAAAGTGGGAGCTGACTCGATTATGGATGTTGATTCCTGGGTGTTACAAGCTGAGGGACTAGGATAAATACTATTAGAAGACTTCTCATTAACAGTAGTCAAATGTATTTCCCGGTCAGACTCCATAATTGTTTCAGGCAAATTCAGATCATAATTTGTAAAAGATAAATCTGAATGACTCCCAATAGATTTTTCTGGCGTTGATGATCTTTCCAGTACATGAGCAGATTCCTCTCCGTGatatctagtttcacataaatcATTTTCTACCCTCTCTATAGTTGCCTCAGAAAGAGTTCTGTTCAAATCCCAATTTAATGCACGAGCTTCACTTGGAGAACTTGCAGATTTCAAAGGAGTAGCCACTAGCCAGAGCATCAGAGAAAACGATGCACAAGCAGTAACAAGAAGAGCAATAAAAGGAACTGACAAGCTAATTCCAGCATTCAATCTCAAATTATCAACCCAATCACTATTTCCAAACATCATTTCTACCACAAAAACTATCTTTAAGCCCAGCATCCCCATGAATGTTACCAGAGCTAGGAACTCCACAACTGGAGAAATCTTATAAACACCCATAAGGGGTCTTGATGAGGCAATTCGAAACAAGGGGATCACCGAAGATGGAAGCAGAAGAGCCACCATAACCTGAGCAAAAATTAGCAACTGATATATCCCTTCAGCTCCAGAAGTCCCCACGCAATAAAGGGCTGGGACCATTGCTATAATTCTGATGGTTGCACGATGAAGCCAACCTGGTAAATCAAGCCTGAGGAAATCATGCAAAACAACTTGCCCACCAAGATTCCAGGCTGATGCAGTGATTTGATTAGATAAGAACATAACAACCAAAAAGATCAAGGGCACTATGCCATTCCTAAAAACCTGTTTCAATCATGTTTAAAAGGAACTTATTAACATCCACAGTTGAACTGTAGAGAAATACTTAAGCATGATTCTCTCAATAACTGTTAGCTTATTAGAAAAGAGGGGGAAAAAACCTGTTCCATTAGTGACATTGCATCCTGAAATGTAACCAAGACAAGGCCTGCACTATAGAAAACATTTGCAGCTGAATTCATCAGCACATAGTTTACCAGACAAATACCACTGAAGGCACACAAGATGGCAAAAAGATGGCTGTGACATGAGGCACTCTTGGAAATATTTGGTGGCCCCTGATGCTGCTGTGAACATGAAAGCAAAAGTTTGAGAAAACCGAcaatgaatcaaatcaaaatgtcTAAGCTCCAAAAAAAGTGCAGAACCATAAAACAGAACCAGTGAATTTGCAAGCACAAAATACCCTATACTTGAGAATGACGCCATAAGTCTAACAACCCCGTCATGCATGAAAAAGACTAGTAAAGTAGAAAATATCCAAATAGACCTTGTGGGCAACAATCCACCTTCACAGTTTGCAGCCATGCCTCAAATACAAGGTAAGCAACATGATCTAGATAAAAGTGGATCGAAAGCAGGAAGAGAAAAAATCTCTTTGTGATACCAGTTACATTGAAATGCATGTAGTAGAAAAACAATTCATACATTCTAACATATTTCCATAAAACAAATTCAGATTAAATCAATAATGATAACAGCTAGGGGACTGAATTTATATTTTTCCGATAACagaaaaataaaggttaaaaatttaaataaaacataagaatGACAAGAAAATCAACTTGAATCTTTATAAAGTTAAGCCAAAATTAATTGTCCACTTATCATATATATTAGTATGATGTTGTTTCTCCTGAATATAATGCAAATGCCTACTAAAAGGTTATATGACTCTGGTCTGATAACTACTGAGGTCAATAGCAGTATTTTTACAGCATACATATATTGAAGTTAGATATGAACTTATCACTAAAATCATCATCTCTATGAAAATTAATACTTGACAAACTTGACTTCAGTTTAGCTgaagaataaaatagaaaaagaaacaaagagaaaTATACAAACGTAACTTAAAAACATGCACAaatacctttgattcagaatgcAGGGACACAAAACTCACAAGGAAGTCATCCATGTGAAAAGATTCTAAAAAGGCTTCTAAAATCCCAAGTATAGTTAAAGAATATATCAAAATCTCAGTAAAAATAAGTTCCCAAAGAACATAGCATTGAAACCTAAAATAAGTGGTTCATACACAAAACTCATGTATGTCAGTGCATGTACATTGTCCAATAAGAGATACCTGAACAATAAAAGAATGCAAGTAAAAATTGTGAGGCATGATGCTAGCTCCAAGGAGACTCATCAGGGCAAATGCACTCTCCCCGCTCAACTTTGTGAGCATCCCAGTTGTGGAAAGAGAAATTTCTAGTTGACTGATGAGCACTCCGAAAACATAAGAAAGCAATATGAAACCTGCCGCATATATGCATAGGAAACTTGCCCTACAATGAtcctaaatattgaaattatatcAGATTGTTGGTGATGTTGCAAGAGAAATTGTACAACAAAAGAAGCAGTTCAGCTTACCAGGAGGGTGGCAAAAACTGGGAATAATACAGCATCAAGAGCAGCTAAAAAAACTCCAGTGGACAGATCCACCCCCAAGAGAAGATTAATCCCATGCGCAACACCCAAAACCTGGTAAAATAAGGACATTTGTTGTGAGAATAAAGTAAACATCATTATGTAAAGTGCAAATCACAAATTTTAGCAGTCTTAGTTCCAACATAATTCGGAAAAAGCATCTGGGCAGTATAGGAGCTGGTCAATAAGAAAATTACCATGGTAAGGTCCAAGACAACCATGGAAAGCTCTGCTTGAACTCCTAAGAATATACAAGTGGATTTGTCATACTCATCACTGCAAATCTATCATcaccagaaaaagaaaagatcaaTTGCACATCATGAAAGGAGCAAAGAGACATccacaaacacacacacacatcgGATTGAGCACGTAATGATAGATTTATAAGCAAGCATCCATAGAAAAGGTTTCTAGCTAATATAGGTGGCAAACAATTAAATACGTGCATTGGTAAGTATAACTACATAATTTAGTTACTCTGTGTACACTTTTATATGTAGGCAGGCGAAAATAATACACTTTCAATGAAATTACGACATATAAGAGAAATAATTCCTCATGTTTTATAGCTAAAAGGAACCAACGTGAGTCTGCCTTCTAAATTTATTACTCTCCAATATTTTCTCATTTATAATTTGTCCCAGATTTTTTGCTTCAATCAGTGCTAAATACGAATAGTTGGGAAAAGCTCTATTTGGCTCTGTCTCTCTGTCCTCTCTCCGCAAGTGGTATATTGCATAAAACAATCATACAGCAAAAGAccaggaaaaaaagaaaatttcttgCAATAAACGCAAGCATGAAAAGAATGAACTATACCTGAGCAAGATCTCTCCCAGTCACTATACCAATTCGAGCAGACAGGTATTGAAACAAAATAGCAGCACAGTTAAAAAGAAGCATGGGGGCCACCAGATCAAAACCAAACCGTGCACCTCCTTCAACAGTTGCAACCCACTTTCCAGGGTCAACATATCCAATTGATATCAGAAGAACAGGTAAAACAGCAGGAAGCATCCGATTTAGAACACCTGGATGGTGGTTACCATTCCCAGTCTCAGCTTCCATGTTCTAAAGTAGAAACTTAGGCAATATACAAGTCACAGTGCAGTACAGAATCTAAATAATCCTTCAGAATAGCGAAAGAACCTCCAATTCCAAAAAGTTAAGCAATTACATGGTTGCCCATGTTGATTGAATCTCCTGAGAGATGATGCTACCCATCAGAATTCATTCAGCAGGGCATTAGCACATTCTTTTACTAAATATGATTGTCCAAGATAAAGCAAACTATCCAGCCTGTTTTCTCCAAGCTTGCTAACAGAGGAGTGTACATCTAACAATAACCCTGGCACAGCAGGACTAGCAGGCATCTAAAATTCACTATCCAAAATCAGTGTAACAGCAACTGCTAACAAGGAAAAATTACAGCCCCAACTGCAACCAGGAGATGCCA from the Gossypium hirsutum isolate 1008001.06 chromosome D09, Gossypium_hirsutum_v2.1, whole genome shotgun sequence genome contains:
- the LOC107891137 gene encoding ethylene-insensitive protein 2 isoform X1 encodes the protein MEAETGNGNHHPGVLNRMLPAVLPVLLISIGYVDPGKWVATVEGGARFGFDLVAPMLLFNCAAILFQYLSARIGIVTGRDLAQICSDEYDKSTCIFLGVQAELSMVVLDLTMVLGVAHGINLLLGVDLSTGVFLAALDAVLFPVFATLLDHCRASFLCIYAAGFILLSYVFGVLISQLEISLSTTGMLTKLSGESAFALMSLLGASIMPHNFYLHSFIVQQHQGPPNISKSASCHSHLFAILCAFSGICLVNYVLMNSAANVFYSAGLVLVTFQDAMSLMEQVFRNGIVPLIFLVVMFLSNQITASAWNLGGQVVLHDFLRLDLPGWLHRATIRIIAMVPALYCVGTSGAEGIYQLLIFAQVMVALLLPSSVIPLFRIASSRPLMGVYKISPVVEFLALVTFMGMLGLKIVFVVEMMFGNSDWVDNLRLNAGISLSVPFIALLVTACASFSLMLWLVATPLKSASSPSEARALNWDLNRTLSEATIERVENDLCETRYHGEESAHVLERSSTPEKSIGSHSDLSFTNYDLNLPETIMESDREIHLTTVNEKSSNSIYPSPSACNTQESTSIIESAPTLVNEVVDDDLPSTKTQRIESMKTVEKTVSVEGDLSVEKDDDDGDSWEPEEPSKLPSGSVSSLTADGPPSFRSLSGKSDDGGNGTGSLSRLAGLGRAARRQLAAILDEFWGQLYDFHGQPTPEAKKKKLDVLLGVDSKPLKVDTSGKEYGGYFPLVGARGSDAINSSLYESPKQLKVQNSVDSPYGYSRGSVPLWLNHMQLLDSYVQNSSHNINSSERRYSSLRAAPSADAVEYQPATVHGYQLASYLNRIAKDKNSNCLNGQMESPASKSSGLAPTNYGDSLAFALGQKLQNGITPAQAAGFQNAAVSRNSPLQSERSYYDINSGTNGNSGLSVNSKKYHSLPDISGLSVPLRNMYMSEKSAQWDSSIGYGSAIGRTKFETSMYPHTGSRAGVPLAFNETSQLKGYRDPLSLQLSSSPDTGSLWSRQPFEQFGVAEKQQTAGSEALGSGLNSLTQDTASSVDLESKLLQSFRRCIVKLLKLDGSDWLFRQNDGADEDLIDRVAAREKFLYDAEAREMNQVVHMGEPQYLSSEKRYGSSPKSDRASFASFSISSVPNCGEGCIWKADLIISFGVWCIHRILDLSLMESRPELWGKYTYVLNRLQGVIDLAFSKHRSLVPPCFCLQIPVEYQQRLSPLVSNGFLPPASKPGRGKITTASTLLDIIKDVEIAISCRKGRTGTAAGDVAFPKGKENLASVLKRYKRRLSTKQVSTDDGTGSRKVPTTPMLASYNS
- the LOC107891137 gene encoding ethylene-insensitive protein 2 isoform X2 translates to MEAETGNGNHHPGVLNRMLPAVLPVLLISIGYVDPGKWVATVEGGARFGFDLVAPMLLFNCAAILFQYLSARIGIVTGRDLAQICSDEYDKSTCIFLGVQAELSMVVLDLTMVLGVAHGINLLLGVDLSTGVFLAALDAVLFPVFATLLQHQGPPNISKSASCHSHLFAILCAFSGICLVNYVLMNSAANVFYSAGLVLVTFQDAMSLMEQVFRNGIVPLIFLVVMFLSNQITASAWNLGGQVVLHDFLRLDLPGWLHRATIRIIAMVPALYCVGTSGAEGIYQLLIFAQVMVALLLPSSVIPLFRIASSRPLMGVYKISPVVEFLALVTFMGMLGLKIVFVVEMMFGNSDWVDNLRLNAGISLSVPFIALLVTACASFSLMLWLVATPLKSASSPSEARALNWDLNRTLSEATIERVENDLCETRYHGEESAHVLERSSTPEKSIGSHSDLSFTNYDLNLPETIMESDREIHLTTVNEKSSNSIYPSPSACNTQESTSIIESAPTLVNEVVDDDLPSTKTQRIESMKTVEKTVSVEGDLSVEKDDDDGDSWEPEEPSKLPSGSVSSLTADGPPSFRSLSGKSDDGGNGTGSLSRLAGLGRAARRQLAAILDEFWGQLYDFHGQPTPEAKKKKLDVLLGVDSKPLKVDTSGKEYGGYFPLVGARGSDAINSSLYESPKQLKVQNSVDSPYGYSRGSVPLWLNHMQLLDSYVQNSSHNINSSERRYSSLRAAPSADAVEYQPATVHGYQLASYLNRIAKDKNSNCLNGQMESPASKSSGLAPTNYGDSLAFALGQKLQNGITPAQAAGFQNAAVSRNSPLQSERSYYDINSGTNGNSGLSVNSKKYHSLPDISGLSVPLRNMYMSEKSAQWDSSIGYGSAIGRTKFETSMYPHTGSRAGVPLAFNETSQLKGYRDPLSLQLSSSPDTGSLWSRQPFEQFGVAEKQQTAGSEALGSGLNSLTQDTASSVDLESKLLQSFRRCIVKLLKLDGSDWLFRQNDGADEDLIDRVAAREKFLYDAEAREMNQVVHMGEPQYLSSEKRYGSSPKSDRASFASFSISSVPNCGEGCIWKADLIISFGVWCIHRILDLSLMESRPELWGKYTYVLNRLQGVIDLAFSKHRSLVPPCFCLQIPVEYQQRLSPLVSNGFLPPASKPGRGKITTASTLLDIIKDVEIAISCRKGRTGTAAGDVAFPKGKENLASVLKRYKRRLSTKQVSTDDGTGSRKVPTTPMLASYNS